From the Roseofilum reptotaenium CS-1145 genome, the window CAGCAGCATCAATGGTTTTAAACTCAAAATGTGTGGAACCGGTGCCTTCTGGATTACTTATGACTCGGATTGCGGCTTCTTTATTGTCTAATCCCCAACAGGAAAAAGCTCCACTCCAGGAATGGGGTTGGAGGCGACGGTAGGAGTTAGGAATAGGATTAGTGAAGGCCATCAGGGCACGATGGTGATGGAGGATACCACCAATAAACCAGCGAGCGCGATCGGATAATCCCAAAAGTCCGAAGGGGTTGGGGAGTAAATTTTCGCCTTTATGCCATAAACTTAGATGGAGATGAGCGCCACTTCCGGCGCGATCGGGGAAAATTTTGGGTAAAAAAGAAGCAATACGATGATGATAATGGGCGATCGCCTTCACGGTTTCCCGAAACACCACCTGCTGGTCAGCAGCAGCCAAAGCATGAGTATACAACACCGAAATTTCCTGTTGTCCCGGCCCGGACTCTGGATAATACTGCTCCACCAACACTCCTTGCTCATTTAACGCCGTCGCAATATCATCAATAATCCGTTGCTGAATATCCATACCATAGGTCGAACAATAGGGAGCTTGGTCAGTGGGAATAATTTCCCCATTTTCAGAGCGCTCTAGTAAATAAAATTCATTTTCAAATGAAGCAATAACTTCCAACCCTTCCAGTTTCGCATCGGCTGCCATATCCCGCAAAAACCGTCGAGGACAGAGTGCCCAAGGTTCTCCTTCTTTCACCATATTCCCCATCACCCGTGCATGGCTTGGGGTATAAGGTAGAGCCATCAGTGTAGACCAATCGGGAATTAATTGCACCTCTCCCACGGGCCCTAACCCACTTCCAGAAGCTGGTGTACTGCCAATGACTGGCATCGCTTGTTGAGCCATAGCCAACCCTACCCCCTGCTCTTGATAATGGGATAACATGCCCCCATGAACGGCTTTCGCTCGAATCATATTGCCGTTATCACACCAGA encodes:
- a CDS encoding glutamine synthetase family protein gives rise to the protein MDRDIEASLKKAGVEFIRILWCDNGNMIRAKAVHGGMLSHYQEQGVGLAMAQQAMPVIGSTPASGSGLGPVGEVQLIPDWSTLMALPYTPSHARVMGNMVKEGEPWALCPRRFLRDMAADAKLEGLEVIASFENEFYLLERSENGEIIPTDQAPYCSTYGMDIQQRIIDDIATALNEQGVLVEQYYPESGPGQQEISVLYTHALAAADQQVVFRETVKAIAHYHHRIASFLPKIFPDRAGSGAHLHLSLWHKGENLLPNPFGLLGLSDRARWFIGGILHHHRALMAFTNPIPNSYRRLQPHSWSGAFSCWGLDNKEAAIRVISNPEGTGSTHFEFKTIDAAANPYLALGAVIAAGLDGVRNQIEPPEPVDCDPGTLPEDERQHRGIEGLPKTLLEAITALRDNQVLLKALSPPLAQAYLAVRQAEWETMKQWDLQTEVKRLLESY